The nucleotide window TATCTGCCATATGAAGGCTTCTTGCATGGCCATTAAATTACTGTAACTGTTCTCCCAAAGGGCAAGctgattaatttcattttccagttATCCTGTGTATTCCTTATTAGTCTTAGCAATTTCCTGGGCAAACAAACCTCAGCTTCAGCTAACTCTGCTGGCAGCCACTGTGTTTGCCCAACTGCTATACACATGCTAGTGACTGGTATGCACTCAGACTGGCAAATGGACTTAGAGTGGTATCTAAGTCATCGATTTATGTGAGAAAAAGAGCTGTTGCCAGATGATGATCATTCAATCATTTGCATCTGGGTGACACAAACCTTTATGTCATGTTATCTGCTTCTTAATATAGCAAATATCACCAGGGCATCTCCCCACTAACTGATAAATACATTTCCTTCAGTCTGATAATGAAGTACCGTTATAAAGCATTTCTCATGTCCTGGTTTCCGTCTTAGCTTAATGATCCTTCTTAGTTAAAGCACTTTGAACAGTGAAAAACACTCATGAGAAAGAAACATTTCAATGTTGCTAAAGCATCAAATCagataagaaaaaatgtaatgtattttttcctcctagTAGAGTGTAATGCCTGAAAGCAGGCAAAGAGCCAGCAACATGTGGCAGGAGCCACATTTTTAACACAACTGTTTATCCAAAATGACTGTCAGTTTAAGTTCTGGCCCTTTGATGAGTGAGTATCTAATCTCGCTAATGATCGCGAGTGTTTGCGTTTGCTGCGAGCGAGCAGGTGCACGGCTGAGACCCCAGCTCAGCGCCAAGTGGAAAGCACTGATTTTGGTGAGATTGGCTACAGGCATGGAGCCAGGCAGGGGgaactgctgctgcctgccatggcatcacctgcagcagccctggccctggggcCCACCAGTGACAAGGCTGACTAACACCCAAAGCAGtgcctctggggctgctgcctgAGAAACATTCAGAAGGGGAAAATGGAAGAGCTGCAATGCTGCTTGAGGCCATGGATCAATTCATCCTGCCTCTTGCTGCAACACACAATGAAGTTTTTTGAGTGGTTTGATTTCCTCATGAAGGTGATAGGCTGCTGAATACTTTAGAAGAAATTGCCCATGACAAGCAGGACTGTCCATTACCTGGATAAGCCGAACAGGGTTTTGCATTATATCTTCTCCCCCAAAGAGGTAAACCCGCTGATCTTTGGCAGCAACAGCAGGGTGAAGGACAGCAACAGGCATGTTTGCCATGCTCTCACAGGTGTTGTAGACACTATCATATCTTTCCACAGAACTCAGGATTTCCTGGTTTCCACCAATTCCACCGAatgataaaatataatttttatatgcCAGGCTTCTGTGGGAGTAACGTGGAACTAGCATGTGCTCAACCAACCTCCACTGATTGAGTTTGAGGGAGTAAATGTAAATATTACCACTGACCAGACTTTTCTTATTGCTAACAGGCATCCCTCCGAGCACAAAAATATTGCTGTGTAAACTCACTGCAGAGGATTTGTAGAGGCGCATGGGAAGTTTGGCCAGGCTCAGCCATTGGTTTGTCTTGTCATCATATAGCAGAACATCCCTTGTTGTCTGCTGGCTGTCCTTCCTGCCACCAATGATGATGAGGAACTCTTGGTTGGAGTACCTGCGAGGAACATGCGTCATGGGTTTGATGTCAGGCGTGTTGGTGCTGTACAAAGAAAACATCTGTCTCCGGGCCGACTCCAGGATGCTCCTGCAAGTGGGTGAGGACTGAACGAGTGAGTCATTAGCAATGAAATGGAAGAGGAAAGTTGGATGGACGTACTGAAGTCGGACCTTCTTGAACAACTCTTGGATGTAGCCTTGTCGTGCCTGGAGGTCGTGCCGGATCCAGACCGTCAGTGCCTCAAAGACCTGCTCCTCTTCCCCACAGAGTTCATCATCCCCAAGGTAATCGATGAGCTCCATGAGACAGAGCTCTTTCAGGTCCTCGGAAGAGGCCACCacaggaaaacatttcaaagCCATAGCCTTGGCTTTCTTATACAGGCTTTGGCAGTTCAAGACTTTTGCCAGTCTGATCATGCTCAGACAGTTGTCAGGGGTCAGCTTGTCTTGCAGGTAGGTAGAGCAGGCCTCAAAGAGTTTAGTGTACTGCAGCATGGATGCAGTCTCCAAGAGGCACAAGACATTCTCAGTGGATATTAGAATCTCCCCAGTGTAAACATAAAGGATAATCTGATCCAAAATATCAGCATCGATGCCCTTTAGAATGACTTTAGGCTGGTGACTCTCCCTGAAGTTGTTACAGAACATTGCCTTGAAGTATGGACTGCTGGAAGCCAGCACATTTCGATGGCAGGGGATTTCAAAGCCCCCAGAGCAGAGGGTAACATCGGTCAGCATCCTGCTCTGCCGCAGAGCATTCAGCTGCCTCAGCAGTTCAGAGGAGAAGTCCTGGTCTTTGAAGAGAAACTCTTCAGTGGATCCCTCTTCCATAGCAAAATATGAGAGAGATGAATTCTGGACTtggcagaagaaaaccccaaattcttAGCAGCTTTTATTGAAAAATCCAGCTCCAAGGGAACAAATAAGGACTTTGATGTTGCTGTAAATATGCGTTCACTATTACATATAAAAATGGAACATGGTTTAAGCACAGTgggaaaataataaagaagCCAAAAGGTCTCTAAGACCCTTTAAAACTTTCATAAAGTTATCAGATAGGTCGCAAGTCTGAGGTCAGCACTGCCTGTGTCGTTGGCAAGAAGCAAAAGCACTGAAGTTATCTCACTGATTTTGGATTAAAGCTGGAGGGCTGAAGCAATTGTTTTGTCCATTTCCATCATGTTGAATAAATGCACTTAGACATTTATTCACTATTTTAAAGTATTAGCAGTTTAGTAGCTTGTGCCTCTTTCCTCTAGAGTTAGTCACTCCCAAAGAATGCAAATCTGGCAGAGCTGAACTCTGCAGCAGGACGAACGGAACCCTAGAGGCTGGGAATCTGCattaaaagttatttattaACTCTGCTTagctgtgggttttttatgtTAATCAGACACACAATGACTACATTAAGTGCCAGGCAGAACAATATGATGAATATCTACGGTCATGGCTTAACTGCTCAACCTGCAGTGGAACCGAAGGGTAGAAACGTTTACCTTCTGTCGTCCTTCACTGCATGCACTTACTCTCTGTCGTTTATTCTCTGCTGAGTTTTTCCACAGCTAGAGCCTGGACAAAACCCTATAAACCCACGGGAGGTTTCTTTCAGTAGGTAGGTGAGTCACAGAGGGAGATTTCTGGCCGTGTTTATGCCGCAGTCCGCTTGCCCGCTGCCGGGCGCTGCGCGGCATTGTGCACATTCCAGCGCTAAGAATAGGCGCGCAGCGCTCCGCGCTCCGAGCGCATGTGACACCGCCGCTGCCTTTTGCAAtgacctggctgcttctgagcATGCCCGAGTGCTGTTTTTCTGGCAAATGTTTACATATAATAAATAGACACGGAGAGGAAAGTTCACTTATAAAAGTCCTGGCTGTCCGTTTGGAAACAGTGGCAGGACGCTGTCCTAAAGTGCCTGGGAACTCTAGAAGCCTGTAAACAGTCTGCAATGCCTCTGTCACCGTCGTTTCATGGAGAAAGGCGGGGAGAGAAGGGCTTCGAGGGACTCCGGTGGGATGGACAGTGTCTCCACCCTATGGAGCATCAGCCTGTTGCAGTCGGTGGGAGACGCTGATGCGCTGGCACCCCTGCATCCAGCATTTCTCCAAGGTGGGCAGGGAAAGCCCAGACTACCTTCATCAAGCAGAAAGGGAAGTTCACTCTTGGAGCAGTTTATCTTTATGATGCTGCTTGATATTTCATATAGAAAACACCAGGTTGTGGCCTTTTGTCTAAGGACCTCAGCTCTCTGAAACCCCCAGCAAAGAACTTCTCAATCAGATGGCTTGAGGAAGCTTAGTGTTACAGGTGGGAGGACTGGAGTAGGTTGCTGCAGTGAGTAGCAAGATGGAAACCAAGATTTCAGAGTGGTAATTGCCAGGGTGGCAcagagctccccagggcacACACCTTGATGGGGTCCCTCACTGCAGATGGCTGCACATGAACAAGCTAAGCTCCTTTTGCAGGCAGTGAGGTCTAGTCAATACAATTGAGTCTGCCAAGTAATTCAGGTCACCAGTATGTGCAACCTGTATTTGGGCAGGTGAACTGtcctccaggcactgctgggtgtCCACAGGTGCTCAGCTGCCTCAATCACACGTAGGTGCCCACATTTAACACTCCCATGGTAGGCATCTATGATGATGAGCCTAAATCCATCCTCAGGGCTGGGAGCATTCAAATGCcttgtgccaggggaggatTCTCCAGAACTCCAGCTGGTGACCTGTCAGGGTCTTCAGCAGGTCAAGTGTGATGTGTTCCAGCTCTATACCACATTCCTGAGTGTTTCAAGAGAAATAGAGTTGGCTGCCCTTGCCTGGGTAACTGGATTGGGCTCCTCATCTCTTCTGAGATTTCTCCCTTTGTTCTAGGGTGGGGTTGAATCCAAAATGTAGTTTCTAAGCATCAGTACAACAGGGAAACACAAGGTTAAAGCAAAAGTCCTTCTCATATTTTCAAAGGCAAAGCTCACGGGTGAGTCATGTCTGTATTTAGTCACAGCAAGGCAGACGAGCAAAAATCATTGGGAGTCACAGTGCCCTCATGCCAACTCCCATGCCATGCTGGTGCTTGCAGTCCTCCATATGTACCTGCCTCTGTGTCCATGGTGCAGCAGATCACAGGGAtgtgggcagcctgttcctctAAAAATGGCAGCTTTGCATCATGGTCATGCTGTACAAGGCCTTTCTGATGTGGTGAAATGCCTGAAGGCAATCAAAACCCTGAAGACCTAGCCCCATGTTAAAGACAGAGTGCAGTCAGACTGATGTAGCTTTTTGGAGGCTGCCCACACaatatctgtgtgtgtgcacacgtgcatgaggtgaggtgagggaggggaagagCAGGAGCCACCAGATTTGACTCTTGTAGATGAGTCACTTTGAGGGTAAACATGGCAATCTACggcctttttccttcttctcaaGTAAAGAAATGACCCAAGAATGATGTTGAGGTGCTGGGGAAAATGTACCCTCCCTCCCTACTCCCTGCTGCTAACTCACCAGCTGGACATGATCTTGCTATAAATATTTAGAGTGGCAttaaaaaccaaaggaaaattttctctctccttgtCCAGGGAACATTAGCTACCCAAACAAAATGCCCTCTCACTTTCATTCTTGTACTGTATGCATATGCTCTTGTTGCAGTCCATTCTGATGATTGATGCAGCCTTATATCTCTCTTCTGGCTCCTTGTTGCCTGCTTagttctgcctcttcctggcaGTGGCTGTGGATTACTCTCTTAACccttaaagaaagaaaagatgctATCTGACTTTATTAATGACACAGGTTTATGGGGTTGGGGAAAGCTAGGTAGGATGTTCTTGTGCTTCAGACACTGATAAATGTGGCATTTATTTAGAAGATCCCAGGCTCGATGGCTTTGCACAGTTACGTAAATTCCTGCTAGCCCAGAGTACAGAGTGTGCTGTTTAAATAGCTTATTGCTTTGGGGAGGGTGGTGTTGCTCCTTGCTGAATCCCCACACAGGTCCCTGCCAATTTAGAGCCAGGGCATCTGAGCAATGAAGCTCCAGCTGCTTGTCTTACAACTctcttcacattttttcccGGAGATTATGGCTTCAGACACATCTACAACAAAGTGGGCACATCAGCACTGCTTAGTTAagattttctttataaatagACTAGAAGTCACTTTTCATGCCAAAGACAATATGTCCTATATGGCCCCCACTctgtgggggagggggggatggAAGGGGAGGTGTGGCACGCACCCCGCTGAGAGGGTAGAGCTGTTTCTGCTGGGGACAGTCTAAATTGTCAGATAAAATCTGTTTCTAAATGATTTCTTGAGGAAAGTTTTCTAGGAAGGTATGCTATTGACTGAACCAGACATGAGTGGTCTTTCTTTTAGGAAGACAAAATTACCATGAGAGTGAGATCTTGCACAGATAATGGTCTTGTCTgaacagaaatgggaaaatggcCTCATTTACAGGGTATGTGACCCAGCAGCACCTTGAGTTGTGATGCGGCAGGTGCCCCATAGCCCTTGGTGGGATGGAGCTACCAGGGGCTATTAAAAACTGTGACCCTCTATAACTGCTGCTGTACGAGCTCCATCCATGGCCAATTTCTAGAAAATAGAAGCATCTACCGAACAACAAACACGTTGCTGTAATGCTGTATACTcatcctgctccttctgctctTTCTCCTTAAGTGTTTAAGAGGCATCATTCAGTTTTGGAATTAATGGTGATTGAACCTTTGATCTGACCCAGAGAAGCTCTTCTTAAGTTTTAATGGGATGATGAAATGTCATGCACTAAGCAACAGAGCGGAAAAAAAGCTGTAATCTGACCAGCCAGCAGACAGGTGCACAGAGATTGGTGATGTCAGACAACTTCTAAAACTCATATACTGATCCTATTACAACTCAGGTGAAAATGAACAAATACGGATAAAGAAGAAGGAATGCTCAAGACAGAGACTTCACTGAGCTTATTCAGTGTTATGTGCACTGTTATGTGGTCTCAATGACCACCAGCCCCCACAATAATCAAGAGACAGATCATCCCTTTACCCAAATTTTCAGTCTAAATTGACAGgggacaagaaaaaaatattccttattATGGTTTTAATAAAACTGGAAGAGGGAACAAAACCCAGGATTAACATTTCTCATTGTATAAAGAGACAATTACAGGGATCATAATTAATCAGATGCCATGGAGAGGATGGGAAGATGACTCGAGCAACAGTGGTGGCTGGTTGGGGTGACAGATCAGCCTAGGCTGGGAGAATATTAGCTTGCTCAGGGACTTGTTCAGATGAACTTTTGGAATCTTGAAGGATGCAGATTTcacaacctctctggacaacctgcTTCCATATGTCCaatcagaatttctttttttgcaatttGTGAATGCTATCTCTTGCCCACGGAAAAATCTGCTGAGTTTCTTCTGCCGCTGCTACTTGCCAGCTATCTGATCTTCTCCCTATTCTTTTAAGTCCAGATATCCTTATGGTCTTTCTCTCTCATTCTTCTGTAACTATTATgttattaattttctgtttagcTGCTCAGGAAACACATTTTCCCTGAGTTCTAGTGCCATAGCTGCCATTCACATGGATACAATACTTAATGCTGAAATAAGGCTTATTTTAAGCACCTGGGCTTGGTTATGATTTTGTAGGCAAGGGCAACAGGCTACATCTATAGATACTGGTCTTGAACCCCTGACCTAAACTTATAGAGGCATGGTGACAAATTTTATAGCATTGGAGTCACAGAGCAACATCCCAAGAGTCACTGTTTACATTGTGTACAGATAGACAGATACAGCATGTAATTCAATAATGACTTTGGCCCAGTATACGTGGGTGTGAAGATGTGTGGGCTCCTGGCTTGGTTTTAGGCCAATCTCTAATTAAAGAGTGAAAGATTAAGATGAAAGCAATTGCACTCTTCTTTAGTCAGAATGACCTACTAGTGTTAATTAAAACACCCTTCaggcaaaaataaatttggCTGCCAAAGTTATGTGCTTCACATTAAATAAGGATGTGCTGAGCTTCTAGAGGTTTCACAGAAACCACTCATACAGCTTTGGGCACTTTTGttggaatattttaaaacaaatcctTTGCCTAAACCAGCTACTTCATGTGTATTTCAGACACCCACTGGCTTTTTCTTCAAACTACATCATTTGAGAATGGGAACCTTATCTTGGTGTACAGCATACAGTGTGCTGGAGGATAAAATATCACCCTATCACTGGACACCAAAGTATCTTCATCTATCCTTTCTATAGTCTCTGGTTACAGACCCATGGCAACAGTAACAAGAAGATACTTAGATCCTATATTGCTCTGTTCTTGCTGAGTCTGAACACTAAAATGCCTGTGAAAAAAGGCATTCAGGTATTCAGGATCTACCCCTGCTATTTTTAGGTACTAGAAATGTTCCCAAAGAAGGATCAGGCCTTTAAAATGCCATAACATCCTATTACACCTGTGTGAGCCACCAATCACTGTTCTTAAAAGTTACACATCTTTCCCATCTTTCATTTGTACTGCCCCATCTTACAACTAAATGGCCAGGTGTTACTGCTGTGACATTGATCCAAGAGGGGAGAAACAGGTCCAGTGCTTCAGAAATACTGTTTTCAATGGGAATATGATACCATCAATCATCACACCTCAGAGGGCCTGAAAGACCCTTCATCATGCAGAGTGGTGGTGCACTTAAGAGGCAGAAGGCGCCAGACAAAGAGAAACACTCACGAACCCATCTCCTTGCCCTAAATTCTTCACTCTCCTCTTCTTAGTTGTCAGGttctattattttttatctACATCTTCTCTCATATGATTATAAGATCTTAGGGTAATTCAGGGAGGAAGGGAACTCCAGTGGTCTTTAATTGAAgctcctgctcaaagcagggtgAGCCATGAGATCAGACCAGGAAATATCCCAGGATGAAGACCATGCATCTGTCCAGAGGCCCATGTCTTCCTCTTAGGGAACAGCATTTCCTGCCTGACATCTACCTCATGAAAGACCCTCCTCTTGCCCTGTGATGCTCCTGTACCATATGCCAGGATGTGGTGCTGGTGGGTACTGCAAGTCTTTCCTTCATGGGACAATTTAGGAGGTGACTGCTGAGAGAGCAACTCACAGATAGGGAAATCACTCTGGCCTTCCTTGTTGACAGCAGGACTTTAATCAAGGCCTGACTTAAATCATTAATTCACAGCCCTCCGGTTGTTTAAAGAGCTGTGATAATGAACTGAGAAGAAATTACTATCCATTTTCTCTTGGCAGGACTGTAATGGCATGACATGACATTCATTGAATTTAGGAAAGAGCGGGGATAATCTTCAGAAtaacagaaagacagaaaatctACCCAGAAGAAACAATGACGGAAGATTCCTCCACATATGCAAACACAGAGAGGTCAATTTATATCTAGTTTTTTCAACATGTCTTTATTGCTTAAGGGTATTTGGCAAGACAGCCATAACATAAACCTCACGTCCAACATTACTTGGCAACAtatttcccagctggaaagaaaataaattggattttttttctttgtgctaATGCCACATTTTTTGGATGGTTTTTTGGAAATTAATCAAGAGATGGCTGCTCAGCATGCCTCTTCATTCTTGATGGGCTTTTAGTGCAAAATTGCCAGCAGCAACTTTCTGAAGTCCCCAGAGGTGTCAGATCGGACAGCTTCAGCTAACGGCTTCTTGTACATTTGCTGGAACTTCTCCTTTATTGCTGGCAGGTCGCTCTGAGGAGACATCAAGAGCTTCTTTAGAAGAATGGTGAATGCTTTGAGTAAcatgccctgctcctgccagcacccCTGGGGTCTGATTCAAGGCCCACCACACCGAGTGGGAGTAGGAGAGGAGAACGCAGGAGGTCTAAAAACCTTGGAGGATTTTCAGCTTAATATTTGAATTTGAGGTAATCCCGTGTCAGATAGTGGTGAGGGGATGCTAACTGTGAAGAGGGCCTGTGTGGAAAGTTATGCCAAGGCTGGGAGAATctctgcccagcagtgctgtgccagcacagccttggTACTGGAAAAA belongs to Taeniopygia guttata chromosome 2, bTaeGut7.mat, whole genome shotgun sequence and includes:
- the KLHL38 gene encoding kelch-like protein 38 isoform X2 — translated: MEEGSTEEFLFKDQDFSSELLRQLNALRQSRMLTDVTLCSGGFEIPCHRNVLASSSPYFKAMFCNNFRESHQPKVILKGIDADILDQIILYVYTGEILISTENVLCLLETASMLQYTKLFEACSTYLQDKLTPDNCLSMIRLAKVLNCQSLYKKAKAMALKCFPVVASSEDLKELCLMELIDYLGDDELCGEEEQVFEALTVWIRHDLQARQGYIQELFKKVRLQYVHPTFLFHFIANDSLVQSSPTCRSILESARRQMFSLYSTNTPDIKPMTHVPRRYSNQEFLIIIGGRKDSQQTTRDVLLYDDKTNQWLSLAKLPMRLYKSSAVYHVSRNTWFRMETRVVKNVCAPAVVIGDQIIIVGGYTRRIIAYDTKGNKFVKCADMKDRRMHHGATVIKNKLYVTGGRCLTSDNVIKDLDSLDCYDPKTDTWTPKGKLPHKLFDHGCLTLQCVPCSNLL
- the KLHL38 gene encoding kelch-like protein 38 isoform X1; its protein translation is MEEGSTEEFLFKDQDFSSELLRQLNALRQSRMLTDVTLCSGGFEIPCHRNVLASSSPYFKAMFCNNFRESHQPKVILKGIDADILDQIILYVYTGEILISTENVLCLLETASMLQYTKLFEACSTYLQDKLTPDNCLSMIRLAKVLNCQSLYKKAKAMALKCFPVVASSEDLKELCLMELIDYLGDDELCGEEEQVFEALTVWIRHDLQARQGYIQELFKKVRLQYVHPTFLFHFIANDSLVQSSPTCRSILESARRQMFSLYSTNTPDIKPMTHVPRRYSNQEFLIIIGGRKDSQQTTRDVLLYDDKTNQWLSLAKLPMRLYKSSAVSLHSNIFVLGGMPVSNKKSLVSGNIYIYSLKLNQWRLVEHMLVPRYSHRSLAYKNYILSFGGIGGNQEILSSVERYDSVYNTCESMANMPVAVLHPAVAAKDQRVYLFGGEDIMQNPVRLIQVYHVSRNTWFRMETRVVKNVCAPAVVIGDQIIIVGGYTRRIIAYDTKGNKFVKCADMKDRRMHHGATVIKNKLYVTGGRCLTSDNVIKDLDSLDCYDPKTDTWTPKGKLPHKLFDHGCLTLQCVPCSNLL